In Salisediminibacterium beveridgei, one DNA window encodes the following:
- a CDS encoding transglutaminase TgpA family protein: MSRQSKQSFSIVHLFIYVLAFLILWEWLRPIPAITDTSSLEVFLGFALVSAALIYIRLPIWVNLPVLAVAAVFGLHRIFYEGPFLAREGGGESIRMIGGEIRHNMGLLFSGDMEMLTNPFRTLLLFMLLALICYLMYFWVFQTRRVFFFLLATVVYITILDTFTVVDASQAIVRIVVIGFFMMTLLHMLDVQESEKEIGRKSETFLPVAWMYTLIAMVSIAIVVAFLMPKPEPQWSDPVPTIRGFVTGEGGFGGGSGGTVRRVGYGENDEQLGGGFIQDESVVFQAVTDNPVYWRGESKDEYTGRGWVNSETDYQPTGDVFDPEAIDYWMYDEDKTRDHEQTTATIQMSSGVGFSHLFYPGQLMDAPREEITANIDGDVIGTDALQFEVDTIGGRVDGREMGDDVLLEAYDITFLDFSFPIPTMEETEENDPDAIIDMYTQLPDDLPERVGELAVEITAEEDNRYDQAVAIEQYFGQNDFVYQTTDVPVPEDDEDYVDQFLFETQAGYCDNYSTSMVVLLRTLDIPARWVKGFTAGEELEQTEDDQFVYEVTNGNAHSWVEVYFPEVGWVPFEPTQGFENYADFSTEPVDIDLDLDGDDPDAPDPSDDLADDRFPDPDEGFDPGEAVGDGEGADGESSWRNWLTPGNILISIVVLFMVMLTYQKQSKLMNRFFFLLYKVSGTDRSFKNAYKRLLWLLEKEGLPRAEGETLREYARRVDQAVSSQAMMKLTKAYERMYYGGGDPKGEWQKHQKDWEEMLKRLYQ, encoded by the coding sequence GTGAGTCGACAATCAAAACAGTCCTTCTCCATCGTGCATCTGTTTATTTATGTGCTGGCCTTTTTAATTTTGTGGGAATGGCTCAGGCCGATCCCGGCGATTACCGATACATCAAGCCTTGAGGTGTTTCTTGGTTTTGCATTGGTGAGTGCCGCACTGATTTACATCCGGCTGCCGATCTGGGTCAATCTCCCGGTTTTGGCAGTTGCAGCTGTTTTCGGATTGCATCGCATTTTCTATGAAGGGCCGTTTCTTGCAAGAGAAGGTGGCGGTGAGTCCATCCGGATGATCGGCGGGGAGATCCGTCACAACATGGGGCTTTTGTTTTCAGGTGACATGGAGATGCTCACGAATCCGTTTCGTACCTTGCTCCTCTTTATGCTCTTGGCATTGATCTGCTACCTGATGTATTTTTGGGTTTTTCAAACGCGGCGGGTGTTTTTTTTCCTGCTGGCAACGGTTGTTTACATCACGATTCTTGATACCTTTACCGTTGTGGATGCATCACAGGCGATCGTCAGGATTGTTGTCATCGGCTTCTTTATGATGACGCTGTTGCATATGCTTGATGTGCAGGAGTCAGAAAAAGAAATTGGCCGAAAATCGGAGACTTTTCTCCCGGTAGCCTGGATGTACACGCTGATTGCGATGGTATCCATTGCGATTGTTGTGGCCTTTCTGATGCCGAAACCTGAGCCTCAATGGTCCGATCCGGTGCCGACGATTCGCGGTTTCGTTACAGGCGAAGGCGGATTTGGCGGTGGTTCAGGCGGCACGGTCAGACGTGTCGGCTACGGCGAGAATGATGAACAGCTCGGTGGTGGATTTATCCAGGATGAGAGCGTTGTATTCCAGGCGGTGACGGACAATCCGGTATACTGGCGCGGTGAATCGAAAGATGAGTATACGGGGCGCGGCTGGGTGAATTCGGAGACAGACTACCAGCCAACAGGAGATGTCTTTGATCCTGAAGCGATTGATTACTGGATGTATGACGAAGACAAGACCCGGGATCATGAACAGACAACGGCGACGATTCAAATGAGTTCCGGAGTCGGTTTTTCACACTTGTTCTATCCGGGGCAGCTCATGGATGCCCCCAGAGAGGAGATCACCGCAAACATTGATGGTGATGTAATCGGCACGGATGCACTTCAATTCGAAGTGGATACGATTGGCGGACGTGTGGACGGCAGAGAAATGGGCGACGACGTACTCCTCGAGGCGTATGACATCACTTTCCTGGATTTCAGTTTTCCGATTCCGACGATGGAGGAGACCGAGGAGAATGATCCGGACGCAATCATTGACATGTACACACAGTTACCGGATGATCTGCCTGAACGAGTCGGCGAGCTGGCGGTTGAAATTACGGCAGAAGAAGATAACCGGTATGATCAGGCAGTAGCGATCGAACAGTATTTCGGTCAGAATGATTTTGTCTATCAGACGACAGATGTACCCGTCCCGGAAGATGATGAAGACTATGTGGATCAGTTTCTGTTTGAAACGCAGGCTGGGTACTGTGACAACTATTCCACGTCGATGGTGGTGCTGCTCAGGACACTGGACATCCCTGCGCGCTGGGTGAAAGGCTTTACGGCCGGTGAAGAACTCGAACAGACAGAAGATGATCAGTTCGTATATGAGGTCACTAACGGCAACGCTCATTCATGGGTTGAAGTCTATTTTCCGGAGGTCGGTTGGGTACCGTTTGAACCGACACAGGGCTTTGAGAACTATGCCGATTTCTCCACAGAACCGGTTGACATTGATTTGGATCTCGATGGTGACGACCCGGACGCGCCCGACCCTTCAGACGATTTGGCCGATGACCGTTTTCCGGATCCGGATGAAGGATTCGATCCGGGTGAAGCCGTCGGTGATGGGGAGGGAGCTGACGGGGAAAGTTCCTGGCGAAACTGGTTGACCCCGGGGAACATCTTGATTTCCATTGTCGTGCTTTTCATGGTCATGCTGACGTATCAAAAGCAAAGTAAGCTGATGAACCGCTTCTTCTTCTTGCTTTACAAAGTGAGCGGGACAGACCGATCCTTTAAAAATGCGTACAAACGACTGCTGTGGCTGTTAGAGAAGGAAGGCCTGCCAAGAGCAGAAGGTGAAACGTTAAGAGAATATGCCCGCCGGGTGGATCAGGCTGTCAGCTCACAGGCGATGATGAAGCTGACGAAGGCTTACGAGCGGATGTATTATGGTGGTGGAGACCCGAAAGGTGAATGGCAAAAGCATCAGAAGGACTGGGAAGAGATGTTGAAACGTCTCTACCAGTAG
- a CDS encoding DUF58 domain-containing protein, producing the protein MRVRDWTGWYWVIVILRVVLILAIFAGLFSYAMFQGGFVSWFLFYSVTLLMILMLLYTLVPLGHFDVSRHLEQSALPAGEDVHVKVILRRKLPFPFLYLGVNDAMEKRLKEQVHGRQTEMIFYPSFKKELTYEYQVRDAKRGSYQFLGTWLTTSDVFGWVTKRRFSESADWLLVYPDYHHIDSWEAFERHETETRKSNQDFVEDRTSIAGAREYEPGDKLTSIDWKVTARSSKLMTKEFEDYIGQNFMILLSNYVPNTTYDTLQSYEEGIELATSIIMYAYERQLDVGMMTVGKQVHSFSLGNGTDHQKKLVTHLSEIEPDEGSGFAVKLVDIENQLTSGSTVIVIATALDDELLRQLKTISSRRKQIYFFLMTKLDDELDQWEQERQKELERIGVMTTRMNSGDIDARNRQKAGGQW; encoded by the coding sequence ATGAGGGTAAGAGACTGGACAGGCTGGTATTGGGTGATCGTGATTCTCAGAGTTGTGCTGATCCTTGCCATCTTCGCAGGGTTATTCAGTTATGCCATGTTTCAAGGCGGTTTTGTCAGCTGGTTTTTATTTTACAGTGTCACCTTATTAATGATCCTGATGCTTTTGTACACATTGGTTCCTCTCGGGCACTTTGACGTGTCCCGTCATCTTGAACAATCGGCCCTTCCAGCAGGGGAAGATGTCCATGTGAAGGTTATACTGCGTCGGAAACTCCCCTTTCCATTTTTATATCTTGGCGTCAACGATGCTATGGAGAAACGCCTCAAAGAACAGGTGCATGGCCGGCAAACGGAGATGATCTTCTATCCGTCGTTCAAGAAAGAATTAACGTATGAATATCAGGTTCGTGATGCGAAACGAGGGAGCTATCAGTTTCTCGGCACATGGCTCACAACCAGTGATGTGTTCGGCTGGGTAACGAAGCGCCGCTTTTCGGAATCGGCGGATTGGCTCTTGGTGTATCCGGATTATCATCACATTGACTCCTGGGAGGCTTTTGAGCGGCACGAGACCGAAACGCGGAAATCGAATCAGGATTTCGTGGAAGACCGCACATCCATTGCAGGAGCGAGGGAATATGAACCAGGTGACAAACTGACCAGCATTGACTGGAAAGTCACCGCAAGGTCATCCAAGCTCATGACGAAGGAATTTGAAGATTACATCGGTCAAAATTTCATGATTCTGCTCAGTAACTACGTACCGAATACCACATATGACACGCTGCAATCTTATGAAGAGGGGATTGAACTGGCAACATCCATTATCATGTACGCGTATGAACGGCAGCTGGATGTGGGCATGATGACCGTTGGGAAACAAGTCCATTCCTTCTCATTAGGCAACGGGACTGATCATCAGAAAAAGCTCGTCACCCACCTCTCGGAAATTGAGCCGGATGAGGGTTCGGGTTTTGCTGTGAAGCTGGTTGATATTGAAAATCAGCTCACCTCCGGATCAACGGTGATCGTGATTGCCACGGCCCTCGATGATGAACTCTTACGGCAACTAAAGACGATCTCAAGCAGAAGGAAGCAGATCTACTTTTTCCTGATGACCAAGCTCGACGATGAACTGGATCAGTGGGAACAGGAACGTCAGAAAGAGCTTGAGCGGATTGGTGTGATGACGACCCGGATGAATTCCGGGGACATTGATGCAAGAAACCGGCAAAAGGCAGGTGGGCAATGGTGA
- a CDS encoding AAA family ATPase yields MKIRSYQSLVEHGQVRTLIDNVEKVVVGKRREVELSVVALLCGGHVLLEDVPGVGKTMMVRAIAKSIGAEFKRIQFTPDLLPSDVTGVSVFNQKDMEFHFRPGPVMSNIVLADEINRTSPKTQAALLEALEEGSVTVDGETRTLQDPFLVMATQNPIEYSGTYPLPEAQLDRFLFKFKIGYPTKTEELDVLNRVERQHPIESLSEVLSLQDVVNIKKEVQQVKVHQSVKHYIIDLVTSTRLHHAVSLGASPRASISLMKAAQALALMQGRNYTVPDDVKFLAPYVLQHRMILTSDAKLSNQSNERIVADVIEQVRVPAGEEIGG; encoded by the coding sequence GTGAAAATCAGATCATATCAGTCCCTCGTGGAGCACGGACAGGTGCGCACATTAATTGATAACGTAGAGAAAGTGGTTGTTGGAAAACGCCGGGAAGTCGAATTGAGTGTTGTCGCGCTTCTTTGCGGCGGTCATGTTCTCCTTGAAGATGTGCCGGGAGTCGGGAAGACCATGATGGTACGTGCCATTGCCAAGTCCATTGGAGCAGAATTCAAACGGATCCAGTTTACGCCGGACTTGCTTCCTTCCGACGTAACAGGGGTATCGGTTTTCAATCAAAAGGACATGGAATTTCATTTCCGGCCGGGACCCGTTATGTCGAATATCGTTTTGGCCGATGAAATCAACCGGACATCCCCGAAAACACAGGCAGCCCTTCTCGAGGCTCTGGAGGAAGGGAGTGTTACCGTCGATGGTGAAACGAGAACCTTACAGGATCCGTTTCTCGTCATGGCGACACAAAACCCGATCGAGTACAGCGGGACCTATCCTTTGCCGGAGGCGCAATTAGACCGCTTTTTGTTCAAATTCAAAATCGGATACCCGACGAAAACGGAAGAACTCGATGTGTTAAACCGGGTGGAACGGCAGCATCCCATTGAAAGTCTCTCAGAAGTCTTGAGTCTTCAGGATGTGGTCAATATCAAAAAAGAAGTGCAACAGGTGAAAGTGCACCAGTCAGTCAAACACTACATCATTGATCTTGTCACCTCAACGAGGCTTCATCATGCGGTTTCTCTCGGCGCAAGTCCCCGGGCATCGATCTCACTTATGAAGGCCGCACAGGCGCTCGCGCTCATGCAGGGGAGAAACTACACCGTTCCGGACGATGTGAAATTTCTTGCCCCATATGTATTGCAGCACCGCATGATTCTCACGTCGGATGCGAAACTGTCAAACCAGTCCAATGAGCGGATCGTGGCCGACGTGATTGAACAGGTCCGTGTGCCCGCCGGGGAAGAGATCGGCGGATGA
- a CDS encoding EAL domain-containing protein — protein MFRRVKRVTLNARLLIYTFLLLTMTTMVIGYSSFQLSKNALDERGQDILENGVHTAMMLIEEKRTDAEEGFITQEEAQEDVKEILLGPLAEDGTRPIEGPVDLGENGYFIVYSPEGIEVLHPTLEGEDVWDVTDVGNDSEDGYLFVQDKINQAMDGGGFVHYTWNLPFEEETGEKVVYADYDEDWEWVVTAGTYMTDFNEDANAIMWVTFAVVFLLVIGGVLLSVYFFSGFTKPLMSLEQAMVKMKRGSYERVPEVSRQDEVGQLVSSYNKMVNAMQDKDDRIYRYAYYDDLTGLPNRNWLNDYAGNRLEEAGIGRHLVLLDARNFKVINSLYGHAYGDEMIRILGGLLSQMETGDDVKPVRIGGNEFAIWVERFERNELLAHIREKKRELNRNYQSVGFSQALEFHIGVCSVTKDIVSFEELYQRASVAMQIAKEHQEDQAVFFEQEMYDAIEKRTQYKHHLETALNRNEFTLFYQEKHAATDRRVIGVEALCRWESSEFGFVNPGDFIPAIDRAGLMMDFTEHVTKLALKDYPELVARYGAGVEVSINIPPVVFLTEEYRRFLNQQVQKRGISPEHIVLEITEDVFIAETALVNQTIKRLREDGFKISLDDFGSGYSSLSYISQFQTDEVKVDKSFIDRVETDDRARILLVAIINIAHSMGYRVVVEGVETEGQVRILRQTHCDVIQGFVYARPEPLKRIS, from the coding sequence ATGTTCCGGCGGGTAAAAAGGGTGACACTGAATGCGAGGCTGTTGATTTATACCTTTTTATTATTAACCATGACAACCATGGTTATTGGATATTCCAGCTTCCAGCTGTCAAAAAATGCACTCGATGAACGAGGGCAGGATATTCTTGAAAATGGTGTACATACAGCGATGATGCTGATCGAAGAGAAAAGAACGGATGCAGAGGAAGGTTTCATAACGCAAGAAGAGGCCCAGGAGGATGTGAAAGAAATTCTCCTCGGCCCTCTGGCCGAAGATGGAACACGCCCCATCGAGGGCCCGGTGGACCTTGGTGAAAACGGCTATTTTATCGTTTACAGTCCTGAGGGGATCGAAGTGCTGCACCCTACCCTTGAAGGGGAAGATGTCTGGGACGTCACGGATGTTGGAAATGATTCGGAAGATGGTTATCTGTTTGTGCAAGATAAAATTAACCAGGCGATGGACGGTGGGGGGTTCGTGCATTATACATGGAACCTCCCTTTTGAAGAGGAAACCGGGGAAAAAGTGGTTTATGCCGATTATGACGAAGACTGGGAGTGGGTGGTGACTGCCGGGACGTACATGACGGATTTTAACGAAGACGCAAATGCCATTATGTGGGTGACATTTGCCGTCGTTTTTCTGCTGGTGATCGGGGGCGTCCTTTTGTCGGTATATTTCTTCTCCGGCTTCACAAAGCCTTTAATGAGCCTTGAACAGGCAATGGTGAAAATGAAAAGAGGCAGCTATGAACGTGTTCCGGAAGTGAGCCGGCAAGACGAGGTCGGTCAGCTCGTGTCAAGCTATAATAAGATGGTCAATGCCATGCAGGACAAGGATGACCGCATTTACCGGTATGCCTACTATGATGATCTGACGGGCCTTCCGAATCGGAACTGGCTGAACGACTATGCTGGAAATCGTCTGGAGGAGGCCGGCATCGGCAGGCACCTGGTCCTCCTGGATGCCCGGAATTTCAAAGTGATCAACTCCCTTTATGGTCATGCCTATGGGGATGAAATGATCCGGATTCTGGGGGGATTACTCAGTCAGATGGAAACCGGGGATGATGTCAAACCGGTCCGTATTGGCGGGAATGAATTCGCCATTTGGGTGGAACGTTTCGAGAGGAATGAGCTCTTGGCGCATATCAGAGAGAAGAAGCGTGAGCTCAACCGCAATTACCAGAGCGTCGGGTTTTCTCAAGCCCTTGAATTTCATATTGGTGTTTGCTCTGTGACGAAAGACATTGTTTCATTTGAGGAGCTCTATCAGCGGGCGTCCGTAGCCATGCAGATTGCCAAGGAACATCAAGAAGATCAAGCGGTTTTCTTTGAACAGGAAATGTATGATGCGATTGAAAAACGGACCCAGTATAAGCATCATCTCGAGACAGCTTTGAACCGCAATGAATTCACTCTTTTTTATCAGGAAAAACATGCTGCGACTGACAGGCGTGTTATCGGTGTGGAGGCCCTCTGCCGCTGGGAATCCAGTGAATTCGGTTTTGTCAATCCAGGTGATTTCATCCCGGCAATCGACCGGGCCGGATTAATGATGGATTTCACCGAACATGTGACGAAGCTTGCTTTGAAGGATTATCCGGAACTGGTGGCGCGCTATGGAGCGGGTGTTGAAGTGTCGATTAATATCCCGCCGGTTGTATTCCTCACAGAAGAATACCGGAGATTCCTGAATCAGCAGGTGCAAAAGCGGGGAATCTCACCTGAACATATTGTGTTGGAAATCACTGAAGATGTGTTCATTGCCGAAACAGCGCTCGTGAATCAGACGATCAAGCGCCTTCGGGAAGACGGGTTCAAAATATCACTTGATGATTTTGGGAGCGGGTATTCTTCCCTGAGTTATATCAGTCAGTTTCAGACAGATGAAGTCAAAGTGGATAAGTCGTTTATCGATCGGGTTGAAACCGATGACCGGGCGCGGATTCTGCTCGTTGCGATAATTAATATCGCCCATTCCATGGGGTACCGCGTTGTGGTTGAAGGCGTTGAAACCGAAGGGCAGGTGCGCATCCTGCGTCAGACCCATTGCGATGTGATCCAGGGGTTTGTCTATGCCAGACCAGAGCCGTTGAAACGCATTTCATAG
- a CDS encoding nitroreductase family protein: MTNNHTIADAGLFQTMEERHSVKAYDPSVKIPEEELKQMLEMSVTAPSSWNLQHWKFLVIDDEAQQEKLLPIAYGQKQVKDSAAVIGILGDIEANRNVEGIFTDAVKQGHLTEEIKEKIVGSINSLYEGDTSFPRDEAILNASLAAMQLMLSARGMGYDTCPMGGFDRDAFIEAFHIPERYVPVMLVTVGKRETDPRVSSRLPLDEVVVRNSF; the protein is encoded by the coding sequence ATGACAAATAACCATACGATCGCAGATGCCGGTCTTTTTCAGACAATGGAAGAACGGCATTCGGTAAAAGCTTATGATCCATCTGTAAAAATCCCTGAAGAAGAGCTGAAGCAGATGCTCGAGATGAGCGTGACGGCCCCGTCGTCCTGGAATCTGCAGCACTGGAAATTTCTCGTGATTGATGATGAAGCACAGCAGGAAAAGCTCCTGCCGATTGCTTACGGGCAAAAGCAGGTCAAAGACAGTGCCGCAGTGATTGGCATTCTCGGGGACATCGAAGCGAATCGAAATGTAGAGGGTATTTTTACAGATGCTGTGAAGCAGGGGCATCTGACCGAAGAGATCAAAGAGAAAATCGTTGGCAGTATCAACAGTTTATATGAAGGTGATACGTCTTTCCCACGGGACGAAGCGATCTTGAACGCGTCACTGGCTGCTATGCAGCTGATGCTCTCGGCAAGAGGGATGGGCTATGACACATGTCCGATGGGCGGATTTGACCGGGATGCATTTATCGAGGCATTCCATATCCCGGAACGTTATGTACCCGTCATGCTGGTAACGGTCGGTAAACGGGAAACGGATCCGAGAGTCAGCAGCCGTTTGCCTCTTGATGAAGTAGTTGTCAGAAACTCGTTTTAA
- a CDS encoding CoA-disulfide reductase, whose product MSRKIIVVGGVAGGATAAARLRRIDETSHIVVFEKGEHISFANCGLPYYIGGSIEDREKLLVQTVEGMSRKFNLDIRNLSEVTAINREEKTVTVKQVATGNEYTESYDQLILSPGARPIVPPIAGLNDSINVFTLRNIPDTDKIKSWVDERSPKKAVIVGGGFIGLEMAENLHERGIDVTVVEMGDQVMQPIDPEMAAIVHQHIQDHGRLILEDGVHAFKEEGRKVVLSSGRELESDITILSIGVRPENELAVNAGLKTGDRGGILVNEYLQTEDEAIYAIGDAIEVRDYIQDTPVMVPLAWPANRQGRIVADTIYGKPTAYNGTLGTSIAKVFDLTVAATGNNEKTLKQLGVNYKAVHVHPGSHAGYYPGASPVSLKMTFDPESGQIFGAQGVGLDGVDKRIDVIATAIKGGLTVFDLPELELAYAPPYSSAKDPVNMLGYVATHVADGDLKIVHFDEIDDIVSQGGFLVDVRDPQEVEMGAIPGAVNIPLDTIRERLDEFPSDQPVYITCQVGLRGYLATRILEQNGIDTINLSGGYKTYACVNHICTDSVRDDIEPEDAGNKPQTGRKEADLVIDATGLSCPGPIMKLHQGIKTLEDGQTVKISVTDSGFVRDVDAWCKNTGHTLVEKSTEKGNIHAIVARGSMVKA is encoded by the coding sequence ATGAGCAGAAAAATAATCGTTGTAGGCGGCGTAGCCGGCGGAGCAACCGCTGCAGCCAGACTTCGTCGCATTGATGAAACATCGCACATCGTTGTATTTGAAAAAGGGGAGCATATTTCGTTCGCAAACTGCGGACTCCCTTATTATATTGGAGGGTCCATTGAAGACCGGGAGAAATTGCTCGTTCAGACTGTCGAAGGCATGAGCCGGAAATTCAATCTCGATATCCGCAACCTCTCCGAAGTAACAGCCATCAACCGGGAGGAAAAAACGGTGACCGTCAAACAGGTTGCCACCGGGAACGAGTACACCGAAAGCTACGATCAGCTGATCCTTTCACCGGGCGCCCGTCCGATTGTTCCACCCATTGCAGGACTGAATGACAGTATAAATGTATTTACGCTTCGAAATATACCAGATACAGATAAGATCAAAAGCTGGGTGGATGAGCGTTCTCCAAAGAAAGCTGTCATTGTCGGCGGCGGATTCATCGGTCTTGAAATGGCTGAGAATCTGCATGAGCGCGGTATTGACGTAACCGTTGTTGAAATGGGGGATCAGGTCATGCAGCCGATCGATCCTGAAATGGCTGCCATTGTTCACCAGCATATTCAAGACCATGGCCGTCTGATTCTCGAAGATGGTGTGCATGCTTTCAAAGAGGAGGGACGTAAAGTGGTCCTGTCGAGTGGCCGGGAGCTCGAAAGTGACATCACGATTCTCTCCATTGGTGTCCGGCCTGAAAACGAACTGGCTGTCAATGCCGGGTTAAAAACGGGTGATCGCGGCGGCATTCTCGTCAATGAATACCTGCAGACTGAAGATGAAGCCATCTATGCCATCGGTGATGCCATCGAGGTCCGCGATTACATTCAGGACACGCCGGTGATGGTTCCCCTTGCCTGGCCTGCAAACCGTCAGGGACGTATTGTTGCAGATACCATCTACGGGAAACCAACTGCCTACAACGGCACGCTTGGCACATCGATTGCGAAGGTATTTGACCTGACGGTGGCTGCGACCGGAAACAACGAAAAGACATTAAAGCAGCTGGGCGTGAATTATAAAGCGGTTCACGTGCATCCAGGTTCCCATGCGGGATACTACCCGGGCGCATCACCGGTATCTTTGAAAATGACATTCGATCCGGAAAGCGGACAGATCTTCGGTGCGCAGGGCGTTGGACTCGATGGTGTAGACAAGCGGATTGATGTGATTGCAACAGCGATCAAAGGCGGCTTGACCGTATTTGATTTACCTGAACTGGAGCTTGCTTACGCACCACCCTATTCTTCCGCCAAGGACCCGGTTAATATGCTCGGCTATGTGGCAACCCATGTGGCAGATGGCGATTTGAAAATTGTGCATTTCGATGAGATCGATGACATCGTTTCACAAGGCGGTTTCCTCGTCGATGTCCGCGATCCGCAGGAAGTGGAGATGGGGGCAATTCCCGGAGCCGTTAACATCCCGCTTGATACCATCCGCGAACGTCTCGACGAATTCCCGTCAGATCAGCCGGTCTATATCACGTGCCAGGTTGGTCTCAGAGGCTACCTAGCCACACGCATCCTTGAGCAAAATGGCATTGACACCATTAACCTCAGTGGCGGCTACAAAACGTATGCCTGCGTGAATCACATCTGTACCGATTCGGTGCGGGATGATATTGAACCGGAAGACGCTGGCAACAAGCCGCAGACCGGCAGAAAAGAAGCAGATCTTGTGATCGATGCCACCGGACTCAGCTGCCCGGGGCCGATTATGAAGCTGCATCAAGGTATCAAGACACTAGAAGACGGTCAAACCGTTAAGATCAGCGTAACAGACAGCGGATTTGTCAGAGATGTAGACGCATGGTGCAAAAATACTGGTCACACGCTTGTTGAAAAATCGACAGAGAAAGGCAATATCCACGCCATCGTTGCCAGAGGCAG